In the Rhizobium sp. SSA_523 genome, CAGGACGCGGCTTTGCCGTGGTGGCGGCCGAGGTTCGTGCTCTGTCGCTGCAGACATCGCAGACGACCTCCTCCATCCAGGACACGCTGATCCATCTCGGCCAGCGCATCGAGAAGCTCATCGCCGCCGGCGAGGGCGCGCGCCTGTCCGCCGAAGGCGTGAAGGTGACGGCCCAGGATGTCCAGACCTCGTTTCAGGAGGTGGAAGGCGTCATGTCGCAGATCCTCGACCAGGCCTCGGCCCTGGCGGAGACGAGCCGCGAGGTCGATCAGCAATGCGGCGAATTTACCGGTGCCCTGAACGAGACGGCAGCCGCCGTCCTGCGCTCCAACGATCAATTGCAGAAGGCCTCGGCCCGCGTGGGCGATGTCGTGACGATTTCGGAACGTATGATCCAGGCAACCGCGCGCGCCGGCGTGCAAACCGAGGATACGCCCTTCATCGAACAGGTCATGGCCGCGGCCGAGAGGATCGGTCAGGTACTGGAGGAGGCGGTGCAAGCCGGCCGTACGGACATGGCCGCCTTGTTCGACCGAACCTATCAGCCGATCGCCGGCACCGAACCGATCCAGTACATGACGCGCTTCACGCTGCTGACGGATGCCCTGCTGGGCCCGATCCAGGAAAGCGTCGCGCAGAGCAGCGAGCGCATTGCCTTCTGCGCCGCGGTCGACGAGAACGGCTATCTGCCCACCCATAACAAGGCCTTTTCCCAGCCGCAGCGCGCGGGCGACGTCACCTGGAACACCGCCAATTGCCGCAACCGACGCATTTTCAACGATCGCGTCGGTTTGTCTGCGGGCAGAAGCAAGGAGGCTTTCCTGCTGCAGACCTATCGCCGCGACATGGGCGGCGGCCAGTTCGTTCTCATGAAGGATATTTCGGCGCCGATCACGGTCAGGGGCCGGCACTGGGGCGGGCTGCGCTTGGCCATCAAGGCCTGAGGACTGCCACTCTCGTGTTCGCCGCGCTTCTTGCGCCGGACGCAGCACACGGGCCGATCGATGCGGCACAGACCCTTCAGGGTTTTGGCGCCATGGACGACCAGAGGGGCTCACTGATGCTCTGCAGGAGATCGGGCGAGACGCCGTCAATGCGGGCGATGACCGCCTTGGCGAGTTCGCGGCCGGCATGGCGGACATTCTCATTGACCGTGTAGATCTCCGGCCGCACCCAGTTCAAAAAATCTGCCGATTGCTTGGAAACCAGATCCACGCCGTCCCCCAGACGTCGGCCGGCCGCCTCCAGACCCGCCACCAGGGAGATCGTGGCGCTACCGCTGATCGAGATGATGCCATCCGGCGGCTCGGCGGATTGCATCAGATCCTTCATATGGGCGCGGATCTCGTCGAGCGGCGATTCGCTCGTGATGCGGCCCATGGATACCTCGGTCGCGCCGAATGCCGATAGGGCCCGTTCGAAGCCCACCCGCGTGTGGATGTAATAGGACAGCCTGGCCGGAGGCGCCAGAAGCGCAATCCGCCGCCGGCCCCGTGCGACCAGCCGCTCGACCGCCTGAAAGGCATAGGTCTCGTTATCGAAATCGTGGAAAGGATGCACGATGCCCATATCGGTGCGCCCATGCGTGGCAAAGGGAAAATTGCGTTCCGTCATCAGTGCCACCCGCGGATCATCCGGCGCCGTGCGAGAAACGATCATGCCATCTGCCGACCCCGTGTCGAGGATGTAGCGCACCGGTGCCATGGGGTCCTTCTGATGGACATGCGGCGTCAGCACGAGATGATATTGCGTACCGGCCAGAACTTCGGAAATGCCGAACATCATCTGGCTGGTGAAGCCCATCAATTCCTCATCGATGCTGAGCACCAAAGCGATGACATTGGTCTTGCCCGTGCGCAAGCGGACACCAGCGCGATTGGGCTGATAGCCGAGCTGGTTTGCGACCAGCCGGACGCGCTCCTTGGTGTCGGTGCCGATATCCGGCGCGTCCTTCAAGGCCCGTGAGACCGTGGTAATGCCCAGTCCCGTCATATAGGCGATCGTCTTCAGGGTGGGCCGCTCCCGCGTTGCCGATGCTGCGAGTCCACGCGCCGGCTCTGGAACAGATGTCACTGCCTTGTTTCGGCTTCCCTTGGAAATGCTCTTCTCATCCATGCGTCATTCATCCGTTCCAGGCGCGGGACTATAGACGAACTTCGTCCGGCTGGAAACGAATTGCCTCTCGCTTACAAATGTCCGATGCATCAAAAACTGAAACGTTGCAGTTACTTTGTCGAACGCTTTTTTGAGCGCGGTGGCTGCTGCATCAACCGGCGCGAGTACAACGCAGGCGCGGAATCATTTTCGCATCCGCAAAAACGGAGAATCGTGAAATCCTTCCAAAACCCCTTTATCATAACAAATTTCCGGGATGTCTTCCGCGACAAAGCTCGGTCCAAGCTGCAGTAAAATCAATCGGAGATTGCATTCACCAGGAGGGGAACAAAATATCGAAACGGGCTGTTGCGCTCGAAGAAAGTTTCGCATAGCCTTTTTACGGCAACGTTTCAGTGAGGGAGGAGACTCATGAATTTGCGTGTTTTAAAAGCTATGGCTCTGGCGAGCGTCATGCTGCCGG is a window encoding:
- a CDS encoding methyl-accepting chemotaxis protein, whose product is MSHAAALSMAAPCVEAEPESALHTAVTRLAAEASALGIHLVDIAGAIQDTASQSARQADLLTGTTRSANSIADANRRIADALGQTNALAARARNVLTLQAEQLDGSITAIDHMVGASHDMGVEIRSFSSALADVGKLAEAIGTIARQTNLLALNAAIEAARAGEAGRGFAVVAAEVRALSLQTSQTTSSIQDTLIHLGQRIEKLIAAGEGARLSAEGVKVTAQDVQTSFQEVEGVMSQILDQASALAETSREVDQQCGEFTGALNETAAAVLRSNDQLQKASARVGDVVTISERMIQATARAGVQTEDTPFIEQVMAAAERIGQVLEEAVQAGRTDMAALFDRTYQPIAGTEPIQYMTRFTLLTDALLGPIQESVAQSSERIAFCAAVDENGYLPTHNKAFSQPQRAGDVTWNTANCRNRRIFNDRVGLSAGRSKEAFLLQTYRRDMGGGQFVLMKDISAPITVRGRHWGGLRLAIKA
- a CDS encoding LacI family transcriptional regulator, yielding MTGLGITTVSRALKDAPDIGTDTKERVRLVANQLGYQPNRAGVRLRTGKTNVIALVLSIDEELMGFTSQMMFGISEVLAGTQYHLVLTPHVHQKDPMAPVRYILDTGSADGMIVSRTAPDDPRVALMTERNFPFATHGRTDMGIVHPFHDFDNETYAFQAVERLVARGRRRIALLAPPARLSYYIHTRVGFERALSAFGATEVSMGRITSESPLDEIRAHMKDLMQSAEPPDGIISISGSATISLVAGLEAAGRRLGDGVDLVSKQSADFLNWVRPEIYTVNENVRHAGRELAKAVIARIDGVSPDLLQSISEPLWSSMAPKP